AAAAAGATGAGGATGAAATTTAGCAACAAAACTATATAAAATTGCTGAAAGTGGAAGCATATCAACAACCTTCGAATGATTCcatcaaataaaatttttatagtattctttcttttctttatagATAGCAATAGTATATTCTTAGAAGCAAAGTTGTATCTAATTTGCCAACTTATATGGAGCCGGGTAACGTTCATTGAACCATTGTGTAgcttcttttttattataataaaatttatgaatttgaaCTCGATCTCTAGCTTTTtgtatatgaattttttttattaaaatgaaagaattcACCTATATGTTTTATAGGTTCTCCTGTGAAAATTAGTTTCAACTAAACAGTGGTAGAAATTTCAAGCGTCACAAATATAACCTATAAATAATagaaaagattaaaaatatataaaataaaatcttttttgCGATTAACCACCATTTAATTTTACGATACTCATGgacatatataaaattactttACTCGTCTGTTCTGGACTGGACCTAAGTCTAACATATGATGAGTTCGTTCTATCTTGCGTCGAGCTCGGTCCAATGGTGCGTAAATTCAAAGTCTCGCCCTCTTGCCCGACAGTTAAGGAAGTCGGCCTTTTGTAACATAACGGCCGACATCTGAATGATTGAGAGTTACAGTCAATCATGACTTTTTAGACGATATTTTGATAGTTATCAATGACGAGGACATCGTATCCATCCTTATTGTCTTGACTCCGCGCTAGAGACTATATAAACCCTTTTCATGCAGAAGGCTCGAGTACTTTTTACTCGCTCTCTAAAACCTTCACTTCACGTAAATACTGACTTGAATGTCGGAATGTTCGCGTATAAAATCCCTCTTCACCATCACCATGTACTACAGAGGAGTATCACCAACTACATATTGATTTAGTTCAAcggaaagattttttttattttaataagcaAACTTAAATTATAAACAATACAAATGTATTCAACccttttaattcaaaatatcaTGCAGGCAAGCTCAAAGATAAGATCTTAATCTTCTCACTAATCGAATGGATTTCTTAATAATAATGACAACAATGCAAAGTAAATTATTAGCACGGGCAGAGCTTATCGCTTCAAATCAAGaatatttgtttcttaaaaGAGAAAATCATCGTTCTTATCTCAACATTACCAATTTGGAATGTTCtgcaaaaaaataatagtatctTTCACATCATGATATCATTGGGGCGATTAATCTATAAAATTTAATCACATGCTATCTAAACTAATGAATACATAGATAAATCAAGAAAGGGGGTTAAATCATATAGTTTATAGAAAAGTCACGTTATATACTCATCAACCTAAGtttgaatatcaaaatttctatttatttaaaagataaatttgtAGTCATTTCGGACTATTtgatatagaaaaaaaataataattaaagtacataaattataatttaattaatagaaatgtcgaaattatcAAATCAGACATTGTGATTGGAATTTAAACTCTAACTCATAAACTTATATGTATGAGTTTTTAAGAATTATTATATTATCtattaagaaaataatagaaGAGGTTAACTTCAAGAAATAACTCTTTAGAAAGACCAATAGTTGGCTTTGGCTAGCTAGTCTTTATCCACAATCCCATATAGTGGGACACGGTCAATTGAAATGGTTATATATTCTCTCTCATCctaaatataatagaaaaatgaagaatgttaacttgtgcctttaaggaagcaaaaatagaaattattaaatgctaatttgtgcattttgacttttgaagcattaaatttcttgtattattaaatgataaatttctattttggtatatcttaacatgtgccctaatgGCACATGTTAACGAGACCCTagaaaaattactaatttaggACTTTTTGATAATTAGGTTAGCTCTGATCAAGGGCAACACGACCCGTTGTCTTGTGCTTCAAAAAATGGGGTGcgaatttttctaaaataattgttgaaaatgtattttttttaagggtttGTTGAAAATGTTTAAGTACTAATTAATTgtgaaaaaataattcaatttagCAAATCAATGTTAGGCAAtaagttataaaaataaatgatctaATTTTGGCctaaaaaactttaaaaaactTAGTTGTTACCTTAAAAACTTAAAGAATCTAACCATTACAATTTACAAATGCAATAGGTAAAAAAACTTCTAATACATTTTGCCTTTTCTTAATCTATCTAAGTTGAACAACTAAATTAGTTATTTTAGAACAGAATAACTATCTTGCAATAAATAGTTTTAGAATGTAGCTTGAAAGAGTAGCTAAAGTGACACCAATGTATAACCCACAAGGTTAAAATTACTAACAAGACTTGTCCCTCTCCCACAAGGCTACACATGGCACTAATACCCCACACATAAGTTATACATGGCCAGATATTTTTCATTGTTCTTAacttaaaattaatgttggacACAATTGCACAACTTAATATCATgtatgaaaatttcaaatattgcAGCACCTGTATGTAGGTGGTCCCTAGAAATTAAGGAAGGGGACGTATATGTAATTATGTATTATTGTTTTTCCAATCCATATATGTCAAGAAAAAACTAGTGGTATAGTAAGAAGGAAAACAATGTAGTATGCTATCACTATCTAGATCCTTTGTTTCCAGTTAATTTTTTGACACTTGGAAATGTATCATAATGGTTGATTTTGAAGTTTGTGGTAccacacattttattttatttaaggaAATAAGAAACACTTCCAAATAATAATCATGAATGTGTCTTAACAAAAGTTATGTATCtgttaaaaataggaatatattTGGGTTGCCTCTAACTGATCAACCTTAAATGTGATTATGTGAGTCATAATTTGAGAATTCTCCCTAATTATAAATATATCGTAATATCTAGTGTGATTCAAGTGACCTTATAGTAAAAACTTGATAAGAGATAGTTTAATAGATATCAGATAGACTCTCGTAgtattaaaagtttaaattatttataatttaatattacaAAATTGAAATGTAAGGTAACAAGCGATTCTCATTATAAACTCCTTaggaattcaatttttctcaacACATCCCTAATGTCAAACACGTTGAACTTTTGCATGAATAAAAATGATGGGTGACGTGATTAATAAACTATAATCTTAGAGTTTAGGTTGTAGTATAAGGCCCCGTTTGACTAGGGGTGGGTAAAAAAGCCCAAAAACTGAACCAAACCTAAACTGAACCTTTTAGAACTGAACTTTTTAATAAAGTTTGAGAACCAAACTGTGTTTACAAAAACAGTTTGTTAACTGAACCGTTGTTATAAAAACTGAAACCAAACTGTAACCGAACCATGAATTGTTTCTTGGTACTTGGTTTACTcccaaatcaaataaaatcaacaaaatctaaaattaaaagttaaatctAAAATCAGAAACAATTTCAAATCATTGAATCCTTATCCATTATCTTCAACacatttatctttattttcaaATGGATCAACACCACAATCCAATGGATCAATCAAAGATAAATTTGGTTCCTCTTCTACTTCTGTGACAAGAGCTACTACCACCGCAATATCAACATGTTCCTCTTTATTCCTCAATTCAAactttccttttcatttttgttcttGATATGCAAAATTTCCTCTTTTGAGCACTGTTTCCAATAATCTCACTCCTTTGAAGTTTGTTGCCGCCATAGTCAAATTCCTCTGCTACAACGTGTATGGCATGGATCTTTCCATGGTTCCCAGCGGTTAGGACCTCAAATTTGTGTACACAGAGATCTCACACAGGGAAACACATTGTTTCCCAGTTCTAGAAACTTTTTGGAATTGATAGAGATATCTAGAAAAATTAACTCATTCCAAGAACGGttcgttttagtttttttatgaaGAACCGGTTAACTGGTTAACCGAACtagtttggtttggttcaaGTTAAATAACTACGGTTCAGTTCAGTTATAACAAATTGAAATAGCAATTGGTTTGGTTCACATGCAGTTTTGGTTTTAAACCAAACTTTGCCCACCCTTACGTTTCaccctacttattttctacttcttcttaaaagaaatagagaagcagaaaattttatttgaccctatttctccttaaaaaaattagagaaataaaataaagaagtagaaaataaggagaagttgggtcaaacacaattttttacctctttactatttttaaggagaagaaaaaaagtaggaacaaacggaccctaagtTACTTTAAACTAAAGTTTGagtaaatatttaaaatgatAAGATTAAATTCTTTTCGCTGAACATTTCTTAGAGAGAAAGTATTTGTAATCGCTATTTATCACTACTAAATTTAGCTACCGATTTAACAACCAAATTTTGTAATCAGTCTCTAAATTAGTGGCTACATGTCAACGTAAACCATTAGTCATTTGTGTTAACAACTGATTTAGTGACTGATTTGACATTTTCAGAAACTTAGTGTGAATATGCAAGATAGATTTCAATGAGCAATTTTGATTTACCTTTTCACTTAAAATTCAGAACATTTTCCCAcattctcataatttttttttaaaaaaactagtTATTGGCTATTGGTGCAACAGTCATTTGGTTTGAATCACTTTTTAGAAGAATTTACTTCTTGACAAAAAGAATTACAGAACATCACATGAATTAAACATACTGCAGGACACAACATGAGTAAAGCATTGGAATTACAAAATACTTACAAAAGACTgagaaaattatttatttttttgggtattaATCCTTtatggtgtgtttggtttgagggaagagaaaaaaaacatgGAAACTAATGAATGGACTTGGACTAACGTGGTTTCcgtgtttttctctcttcccTCCTTTCCttctctcaaaccaaacacaccattAGTTCCTAGGGAAGGGTTTCAGTAATCTAGAGTTCAGCTGCAAAGTAAATAAAGTCAGACTAATAATTGTTCCCACAAGAAATCAAACTCAGGTTGTCCTAAACGATTCATCAGAGGGGgaattcattaaccacttgagctaaATGTCTTAgttaaatgtttttaaaatagcaTGCTTTCATGAGAGAAGATAGCATGCTGTCAAAAATAACAAACATCAACATTGATCATTAATGAGAGAAGATATTATACAGCATAAGCACCATATAGAtaaaatcattgaaaattttAACTTAGGTTAACTTCAATGATGTATTACACAAGGTATATTATCTCACAAGCACTTCTTCTTAGGAACTaacattttttatgatgtgCCACTGCCAATACTTTACATTAGTAATGTGTCAAATTATAAttactctctctttctctcaaaATAGAGCAATCTTCAGGAAATGCACTATTCTGATAAAAACATTGTTTCCATAAAAAATACTTAAGAGGCCAGAAAGAAAGGTTTTGCTAAGTACTGTTGATTCCTTGCAAGCATGCAATGCAGTGCATATATCGTTCTTCTCCAAGAATTTCTCTGCATTTTCAAAAACTAAGGGACCGTACTCTAGAACAATCCTCTTGCACTGCAAACATTTTCCACGAAAAACTAAatcaatagatgaaaaacagCAGCAGAGTTTGTTTCTCTTGGAGGTGCAATTAGCATAAAATTATTGGGAAAAATGAGGAATGTTTTTAGATTTTTCTTACCTTGCTCGCAAACTTGTCCACTGAATTGCACACCTTAAGTAGTGTCTCAATTATCTCCAACTGACATTTGAAAACAAAAGGTTAGCATTTTATTCtacaaaatataatttcaatCAAGCAGGGTTAGAATTAGAAGTAGGATTAAGATAGTGGAAGGGTCTAAACAAAGATGGCCAAAATCCATGTAtcaatatttttcctttttccaCTTGATACATATGTTCATACCGACCAAAACATTGTGCTTATATATGTTTGTTCGGGAGTTCCCGGGAGCGTCGTGAGAAACAACGGGTCATGCTCCAGGACCACATGAGAGGGGAAACATCTGACGGACACCACATTTCCACCCAAAATTTTAAGGCATTAGGTATATGGGTCAGTCTCTTATATATCCAACAAGATCCAACACCACGATCTACTCTCGCTCCCCCACCAAGCCAAACTAGGGCTCTGACACCACCTCTTATACTTGATCCAATACCATGATTCACTCTCGCTCCCCTACCAAGCAAAACCAGGGCTAAGATACCAATGGTTGGATAAGTCGGGGGAGCGCCAGGTGAAGCAACGGGCCAATACTAAAGGACCGCAAGCGAGGGAAACACCACATTTCCaccaccaaaaaccttaagaCAACAGGTATATGGGCCATCTCTCTTATACATCCAACATTTTACCCATTTGTACgtgatgtgggacttaaccgcTCACACTTGAAAACCAACAACTTTGATATGTTATATCAGTTACTAccatcaaatttttttcatttggaTACAAATCATAGACTTTTCTACATAAAGATGAAATAACTTACCTCTGTGTCAGGATCTTGTATCTTATCCAATAGTGATGAAATAGTATCTTTGCAAAACTCGCAGctattttcttgaacttgtaAGGAAAAATTAGCAATGTTCTGGCAGAGGTTAACCTTATTGCAAAAATCTCCAGGCTTAACCGAGGTCATTTCTAAGAAGAAAAGTGGCAAATAGTAGTCCACCAAATTGATGCACTGTGAAATTGAGAAGAAACACACATGAATTGATTCACTTATGCACTCTTTAAAATCCTAAAATATGAACACTTTAAAGAACAATGTTGTCTGTCGCAGATCGCAGAAAATTGTAGTTTTTTCAAATTCCACTATGCAAAAACTGTGCACTAAATAGCGTAGCGCAGAAGAATTGTgattgttcaaattccgctacacTAAAGCGCTATTGTGCCGCTATATAACAAATACTgccaaaaccaaaacacaaGATTCAAAATGTGACCAACCTTTTTCTCAAAAGTGTGAAACTGGTGACAAGTATTATGAAGAATATCAATGACTTCACTCTGAGTCTTGTTTTCATTTATATAATCAAGTGCCTTGGAAGTGTATTCCTCGCAAAGTGCACACACATCTGGTATTCTTCCTAATTCTGCAGTATGAAGATAGGTTAAAAAAACGACTTACTCATGCCATATTTGCATATCAAACTGTATTTAACAACAACGAAAAATTCTTGCGTATTAAAGATTTGCACATGACAGTCAGTAAATCCACATTTGCTTCAATGGTCTGGTGTTAGGTCAATAAGTTGTTTACAacttcttgttaaaaaaaaagttgttttcaacttGTTTTAATAAGTTCTCAGAAATTGCTTAtgaataagcacttaattatgGTATTTACCAAAACATGCCTAAAGCTAAGAATAGAGTACTTGTTATGTATGCTTCACCGATATTATAgaattttaaccaaaaaaatctaTAGTAATAAGGCCATTGATAAAATTGTAATTCATTAGTCAATCTTATAGGAAAAATATCAGAAAAATGTCACACAAAGTGTAGCATCCCCATGAAAAGAGACTGGGCAAATTTGTGCAAgcaattcaataaaaaatgtttgatgAAAATGGGTGCTTATATAGGTTATACGGTTTTTTTTGGTTCCTACGAAATACTTATCATGCAAGTTTTAGCCCCTACTAAATTTGGTCTGCCGCATATTTTTTGTTAGCAAAATTGGTCTCTACTACTATTCCTTGTTTTTTATAGACCGaccagaataaaaaaaaatacaaataagcTCTGCCGAATTAACTTCTAAAAAAAGTCATTTACAAGACATCATGTCATTTAAAAAGTCCATGCGAAGAGTCATAATATGCATATGCATTTTCATTTGTCATAATAGATCTCTATACAAACTTAGCAATCTGCTTCTATTCCAAAGCATGATCATAATCTAAAATTATCAGATGAATTTTCTATATCATCATGTGTATGAAATCATAGATTATGTCACTTTAATATATCCTacaaaaatgtcaaatatttaTGACTCTAAAcaacaaaaccataaacaatCTCCACTACTGATCTTTAATTTAAGGGGATGTCAAGGGTAGGGAAGTGTGTCATATGGTTGGAAACACTAATAGCAATTGATGTTGCTCCTCGTACATAGAAGCTCATAGTATTACTCCTCCTCGCGGATGAGATGCTGACTCAACCAGTGCTGGTTCagcaaaaaagaagaaaaacaagtaGTAGTGCCTCATAACTCAACTCATGtttgttttctctgttttttttaacaaacaccaATGAAATCACTCATAGACATATTATTAATAGGTTAAGCAATTATACATTTACACCTaatcattttcttcattattgTCTGGGAAGGGTCTCGACACAATAGTTGGAGTACCTTCCGTGTGACTCGAAGGTCATGGGTTTGAGTCATGAAATACGCCTTTTGCAAATGCAGGGAAAGACTACCAATAATAGATTCAAATTGGACCTGAATGTTCCATAGACCCAACCATAATAGGAATCTTATGAGACCAAGGTTTAAACTTGATTTTTTCTACACCGCCACTTGATAATTTCAAGGTATTTACCCAACAACCAATGCGACCAAGTCAATAAGTCATATGCATGTGAAGTAAAAGTTGATTAAAAGTTAGTTGTGGGTACGACATACAAATCTACTTATTTGACTTATTCTCATTGGTTAATCTAACAATACTTAAACTTCCAAACAATGGGAGATTGAGAATTCAATGTACAAGACATGTCTCCATTATATCTTCCTGCCTAAGTAGGATAAttagaagaaaaggaaaaatgatATATAAATCAACAATGTTACCAGAAGAGGCAGAGTTCGCAGCGATAATGCTCCAATATTGATAAGGGTTTGCCAGCCCTCTTGCATCACAAGCCAAGGCAACACCTAAAATCACAGCAAACAACAGTCCAATTCTTCCTCCCATTGTTcctataacattaaaaaaaaattaataaaaaattcaggGCTATTATTATAAAGGAAAATATTCAGACAAAGGCCTGattttccaaacaaaaaaaaaataccatttcAAAATTATGACGTGCCCCTTTGATACAACAACATTATCAATCAAatactctttatttatttataaaattataaaaaaatatgtacaaTATTTCTGTGGAAAAACACTGTCTAATCTATATACTAATGTAACAATTTAAAGGAGAAACTAAGAAAAGTAAAGAAAAGTAAAGTATGAATTTATCACAATATAAAAGGTTCAAGTTCAACCATAAACAAGGGTAGATCACAAATAATCATAATAGAAATGCAGCTACTAGAGATAttaagactattttttttattcttgtttttcatACTACAATCATACCTTAAGCAATTTCAAAGTTGCATggcaagaagaagaagaagaagaagaaaaagattacctttttttttgtgattaaaaAGAATGAGGAAGGAAATGGAAGTGAAGGAAGAGAAAAGGGTAGTGTTATTCCTTCCTTTGTATAGGACTTAGAGTGGCGTGTAGGTTGGAGAAACAAAGAATGGTTGGTACTTTAACTTCACTTAATTAacattcaatgttttttttttttcaattttcatggagATTGGGATATTATTCAGTGTTGGGTGGACCATCAAAGATATTGTGTGTCtcactcttcttttttttttgttaaccatTCGATTCTTAAGCACCGTTCCGTAAAAAATAGTGAATAGATGATAAGctagctagctgattgaatttgtagtatttggtaaaattagcttttgaactaacttataaagTATGGAATGATATAAAAAagtatgtttaattaatatttaatttttttcaagtaaatgataggggtaaaattggaagaaaaatgataagctataagtcataaactacttgaaatatcgtttgaaaaataaactataaactagtaaaataagctataagttttttttttaacagcattTATCAAACAAGTCTTTTTTTAGTCATATGAGCTTATGAATATAAGTTATAACCTCAATATCTGACCTTACCAAACAGAACCTTAGAAGAAGAAGTCATGATAATCTTGAGTTTGAGCATAAGATAAACAAAgttcaaacaaaaattatttcatccaaaaatcaaatttatattttcctAAATGATTCATGTGAAATTTATTATCACGAACACTTTTTTGTCTCATTTTTATTTGCCAGTGTATCTTAATATAGGAGGGAagctatatttgtttttaactaTCATGAGAAGGGGTCTAGATAATCCAGAGTTTGATCGCAAAACAGGTAAAatctgacaaaaaattattctcgAAAATTGAAGTCGGGTTTTCCAAACAATTCAACATAGGGAGTCAATGTCTTGGTTTAAGAGATGCTAGTTTTGATGACTAGAATGAAGACCATGTGATTTAATAAGAATCTATCATAGATATTGATATGAGAAAAGCATCTACCTATATGAGAAAATTTAAaagaggaaagtgaagaaaCAAGTCATTAGTCTTAACTTTTAAGCAACCCAAAAGGTGGGTCAAGGGATTAAGGAAGGCACATTTTTCATAATCACAAGTTTAATTTGAGGAAAAGTTTCTTTTTGTATGTAGCACTAccaggaaaaagaaaaatttgctCAAGCATCATTactagaattttttcttttatatattttcgCTAATTCTAAACGTGtactattttttagcagatgTTACTCcactttttttcatttaatttatatgGAATTTAATTGAATGATATTCTTAGAAAACTAACactaaaatatagtaaaatttgAATGAGTtgcactttttcttttttcacagCGATATTATTGTACCGTTTGTACGGTATGAAGAAACTTCGTTCGTCCGTTCAGACAAAATGTAGATCACCAGCTTGTTTGGAGTTTGGACGTTGGACACTGATTGTCTCCCAATAGTCCTTccaatttatttctttatttttatttgtataatatAGTCTGTCCAAttaaaaaatactccctccggtcctttttataagaaacactttggaatttttatttggtcctttttataagaaacactttgacacaattccatttgtacccttattaaatacaatcaaataattcattataatgctagtgcattaattagagaagtctatttcccatactagtcaaaggttagttttggaatataacataaaatgatagaatcattaatgagaaaatttaccttccttagtctgtgtgattttgtcaaagtgtttcttataataaggaccggagggagtaatagtAATTGAACCGtcctcgtgagcttagctctGTTAATAGcaatatcacattttatatacaGGGGTCGAAGTTCGAATTTTGGGCACCTCACTTATCCattttaagggtgaaatttctaaccactagactcttaaaaagaaaaaaaagaaagaaaaagtaatcGAACCTTGAACACTCTATTTCtcttttaaggtgaaattttaaTCACGAgactaattgacaaaaaaaaaattgagtgaaGTACCACCAAGATTGAAGATGGTGAGATATCTACAAACacgcgtttgattcgtaaaacagcaagaacTGAACAATACATAACAagatttttatattcgaaaataaaatgggtattttcgtattttttatagttgtactgtgacaaaaagttgtcccgtggtttgagggacaaaaaatcttgttttggTCTTGTGTCTTGCtatctaatttgtccagtctcatgaccagtttcaaatcaaacaaggtACAATAAAAGTTGTCATGTCCAGTCCTGTTTTTTAGCATATCAAGATCAAACGCAACAGTACAAGAACATGACGTGAAGGTTTTTAGGATAGGAATTACATATCTTAACCACCATCAAAGTTAGGATTTGTGGACATTTATGGCGGCTTTTATTGCTCACGGAGGTGTTATGAATTTGAAAGGATTTAGCTGTTTTGGCTCTGATTGTGGAGGCCTTTCGGAGTGAGTCTGTTGGGTTTTTCTGCTTCTAGGGCGGACGAACATGGGTCTCAGCCTAGTCCAGAACACCAGCAATAgttggaaaaaaattattttttaccgTCTATCAAAGTTTAATGAACCATTTTCCTTATTCAAAAACCTTGATGACATATTTGAAGCCCTTGTCTAACTGCCGGTCTTGCTCTTGGGACAACTTTTGCATGCACATATTTGATAGTTATACAATAATAAAACCTAACAAagaaacttcaattttttaatgaagaatCCATTCTTAAAGTTTGGATCAAATCTTAAAGTCATGAGATTATTTTTTCTCTGTAGATGAAGTGACAAACACCACCTGAAGTTCACACACCCACAACTGTGAGGTTCCAGGTTTGAACCCGGATAAAGATGTTTAACCTATCAATATCGACATTATCAGTTGAGTTAGGTCTTACGAACAAAGTCATAAGATTTGAGGAATATAAAATCCACATAGAAGCTCTGTTTTCTAAACTAGAACAGCCATTACTTTTCTCCTTTCATTTCCTTTCCTTTTCAATGACTTACTTAATGTTATTATGAGAATCACATTGTGCAAAAGAACCAATAGTAAATAAGCTCTTCAAACcacattttaaaaacattaagAAAATGAACATTATaacactactactactactgctACTTAGAATAAGATCAAGAAATTGCACAAGCATAATTACTTAGTTAATATACAAGCAGGGACAACAACCTAAATACCATAAAAATGTACTGCAAAATGCGGAGAATGACATAACtgaacatataaattatattcaaTATTTAGAACATTAAAACTAAAGAGCGACACATTTTGGTTCCGCTATAGTTAAATAAAAGACTTACCTAAGGAATGTGATAAGGACTCATCGGAGATGCTGGATAGAACATAAAATTGATCAAACAATCTATCTATTCACCTCAAATTCAGCGTTGggttcttcttttttttatgctgttttgacaaaagaagagagaatcTTGCAAACCCAAATTTCTTTCTCTTAGTAGAAGACTGCTTCTGACCATTTTCTTTCTCGACTTGCTCATCAGACAACGGACCATCATTGTCTTTGCCAAGCATCTGGCCTAATGACTCACTCCGTTTCATCGAGATTCTTTCACCTTGAACTATCTCCTCTTCAATCTCTTCCGGCATAAGCAGCTTTTGGCTCAGTATTTGTCCTATTGATAAAGTTGACTTTAAAACAGGCTTGGCTTCATCGTTTACCAAATTCAATCCATTTACATCAAGTAACCTAGGATCTCTCCTATGATCAGATGGACCAGAGTTTTTAAACTTCATACAGCTATTCGTCAAAGAACGCCTTTTGTGACTGTCAGATCGCCACTTCCTCAAAGCCTCTTCAACTTCTAGCTTCCCTCTATCTGCGTCTTCTACCCTTTGTAAAGCTTCTTCAAGTACCTTCTTGCGGGTTTTAACTTCTTCTGCTGCTTCCTCTACCCTTTTTAAAATATCCATTTGCGATGAATTTGCTTCATCGACTTCAAGCATAGCTTCTGCTACTCTATTCTTTGATTGTTCTTGTGCTTCTTGAGCTTTACGGATTAGAGTAGTATATTCTTCAAACGAAAGAGTAATTTCCTCGCATTTTTGCGTACATTCTCCTGGTGAACCATCATGGTTAGACAACGCGTTAATATCTGCAAGGGTAGCAGCTTCTGCAGCTCTAGAAGCTTCCTTCATTTTCGTTGCCGCAACCAACCTGATT
This genomic interval from Trifolium pratense cultivar HEN17-A07 linkage group LG6, ARS_RC_1.1, whole genome shotgun sequence contains the following:
- the LOC123893264 gene encoding prosaposin-like → MGGRIGLLFAVILGVALACDARGLANPYQYWSIIAANSASSELGRIPDVCALCEEYTSKALDYINENKTQSEVIDILHNTCHQFHTFEKKCINLVDYYLPLFFLEMTSVKPGDFCNKVNLCQNIANFSLQVQENSCEFCKDTISSLLDKIQDPDTELEIIETLLKVCNSVDKFASKCKRIVLEYGPLVFENAEKFLEKNDICTALHACKESTVLSKTFLSGLLSIFYGNNVFIRIVHFLKIALF